The following are encoded in a window of Acidobacteriota bacterium genomic DNA:
- the xerD gene encoding site-specific tyrosine recombinase XerD gives MDAYLSDLKAGRRLAANTLTSYARDLVLLGDFAEARDLRVSRLGRRDLEAFVRDLMGSGLAPRSVARVVACVRGFYRFLLADGQVASNPADDLRAPRSWPALPKFLSTADVDVLLEQPDVTTAVGVRDRTLIELLYATGLRVSELVSLQPESLHLDAGYLTCMGKGSRERLVPVGRAAVEWLRRYLASARPALLGPRTSAWVFVNARGGVRLTRVGFWKKLKQYARQAGLPRDLSPHVLRHSFATHLLERGADLRSIQTLLGHADLSTTQIYTHILAARLKAVYDEYHPRS, from the coding sequence ATAGACGCGTACCTGAGCGATCTGAAGGCGGGGCGGCGCCTGGCCGCCAATACGCTGACCAGCTACGCCCGGGACCTCGTACTGCTGGGTGATTTCGCAGAGGCTCGCGACCTTCGCGTGAGCCGGCTGGGCCGGCGTGACCTGGAAGCCTTCGTTCGCGACCTGATGGGCTCCGGTCTCGCGCCGCGGTCGGTCGCCCGGGTCGTGGCCTGCGTACGGGGCTTCTACCGTTTCCTGCTGGCCGACGGGCAGGTGGCCTCGAACCCGGCCGACGACCTGCGCGCGCCGCGGTCGTGGCCCGCGCTGCCGAAGTTCCTGTCCACCGCCGACGTCGACGTGCTGCTGGAGCAGCCGGATGTCACCACCGCGGTCGGGGTTCGCGACCGGACGCTCATCGAGCTGCTGTATGCGACAGGCCTGCGGGTGTCCGAGCTGGTGTCGCTGCAACCCGAGAGCCTGCACCTCGATGCGGGCTATCTGACCTGCATGGGCAAGGGCAGCAGGGAGCGGCTCGTGCCGGTCGGCAGAGCCGCGGTCGAATGGCTTCGCCGTTACCTGGCGTCCGCCCGCCCGGCGCTCCTCGGCCCGCGGACGTCCGCCTGGGTCTTCGTCAATGCGCGCGGAGGAGTCCGACTCACCCGGGTCGGCTTCTGGAAGAAGCTCAAGCAGTACGCGCGCCAGGCCGGACTGCCGCGGGACCTGAGCCCGCACGTTCTGCGGCACTCGTTCGCGACGCACCTGCTCGAAAGGGGTGCGGATCTGCGCTCCATACAGACCCTCCTCGGACACGCCGATCTGTCCACCACCCAGATCTACACGCACATCCTCGCGGCGCGCCTGAAGGCGGTCTACGACGAGTACCATCCGCGCTCGTGA
- a CDS encoding methionine adenosyltransferase yields the protein MRRTGRYLFTSESVTEGHPDKIADQVSDAVLDAVLADDPTGRVACETLLTTGLIVLAGEITTTARVEFADVAREAVRDVGYTRAKFGFDADTCAVLSSLHGQSPDIAMGVDPGGAGDQGLMFGYACNETPELMPLPLMLAHHLVRALSNVRREGRLSYLRPDGKSQVTVEYDGDRPRRIDAVVVSSQHSDEVSTEQLRDDITREVIRATVPESMIDEATKIYVNPTGRFVTGGPHGDSGVTGRKIIVDTYGGMAPHGGGAFSGKDPTKVDRSASYMARYIAKNCVAAGLAERVQVQLAYAIGIADPVSVLLDTFGTGRVGEERLSALVREHFSLTPKGIIETLALRRPIYRGTAAFGHFGRTDPEFTWERTDKAAALSAAAGVRESAP from the coding sequence ATGCGCCGGACAGGCCGTTATCTCTTTACCTCCGAATCGGTCACGGAAGGCCATCCGGACAAGATAGCCGATCAGGTTTCCGATGCCGTTCTCGACGCGGTTCTGGCGGACGATCCGACCGGCCGCGTCGCTTGCGAGACGCTGCTGACGACCGGCCTGATCGTGCTGGCGGGGGAGATCACGACGACCGCCAGGGTCGAGTTCGCGGATGTCGCCCGCGAAGCGGTGAGGGACGTCGGCTACACGCGCGCCAAGTTCGGCTTCGACGCCGACACCTGTGCCGTGCTCTCGTCCCTGCACGGGCAGTCCCCGGATATCGCCATGGGGGTGGACCCGGGCGGCGCGGGCGACCAGGGCCTGATGTTCGGTTACGCCTGCAACGAGACGCCGGAGCTGATGCCGCTGCCGCTCATGCTCGCGCACCATCTGGTGCGGGCGCTCTCCAACGTCCGCCGCGAGGGGCGGCTGAGCTACCTCCGGCCTGACGGCAAGTCGCAGGTCACGGTGGAATACGACGGCGACCGGCCGCGGCGCATCGACGCCGTCGTGGTGTCGAGCCAGCACAGCGACGAGGTCTCCACGGAGCAGTTGCGCGACGACATCACCCGCGAGGTCATTCGGGCCACCGTCCCGGAGTCGATGATCGACGAGGCGACGAAGATCTACGTCAACCCGACCGGCCGTTTCGTGACCGGGGGTCCGCACGGCGACTCCGGCGTGACCGGGCGCAAGATCATCGTCGACACCTACGGCGGCATGGCCCCGCACGGCGGCGGCGCGTTCTCCGGCAAGGACCCGACCAAGGTCGACCGTTCCGCTTCCTACATGGCGCGCTACATCGCGAAGAACTGCGTGGCGGCTGGGCTGGCGGAACGCGTGCAGGTGCAGCTCGCCTACGCCATCGGCATCGCCGATCCCGTCTCCGTCCTGCTCGACACGTTCGGCACGGGGAGGGTCGGCGAGGAGCGGCTCAGCGCTCTCGTCCGGGAGCATTTCTCGCTGACGCCGAAGGGCATCATCGAGACGCTGGCGCTGCGCCGGCCCATCTATCGCGGGACGGCGGCGTTCGGTCACTTCGGACGGACCGATCCGGAATTCACCTGGGAGCGGACCGACAAGGCCGCTGCGCTGAGCGCCGCGGCCGGAGTCCGGGAGTCTGCGCCGTAG
- a CDS encoding YjgP/YjgQ family permease: protein MPSIISHYVVREVILPFFLTLLVFTFLMLLPPIMNQAEELIRIGVDARHVAEMLLLLVPQSLGVTIPMALLVGVLMGLGRLSGDRETVAMQACGISLFRILTPLLVLAAATAAINCYLMLSVVPDANQRFREILLRVQANRAEGEVKPRVFYVGDFPDVVLYVQEVSSTGEGWLDVFLADVQRPEQPDIYIAERGRVGVDRDRRTVAIVLENGERHRVDPAAPDAYEVHAFRELRIQLDAESLFPAGGPDRGLREMTIPELNEQAAAMRAAGVSPHAPIIEAHKKFSIPFACFVFVLLGVAFGVSSRTDGRLASFALGIAVIFAYYVLMYESEALAKGQRVPPHLAMWLPNIVLGLAGVALIRRRAGGVERGASLPWTRWRLPAPPSVPEVTGGPAIAGAADRDPVVTVSGGSLPGVNILDWYVTKMYLRWVGLAFVGLLGIFYIATFIDLSDKLFKDETTGVMLLRYFWHATPQFVYYVLPIAGLVATLVTIGLLTRTSELTVMKACGISLYRAAFPILCFSLVWSGLLFALGETVLARANRTAETLNREIRTGRTQTFEVLARQWLYDDGVIYHYRYFDPDRSEIDSLSIFELGDGPWSLVRRTYATHAAYDDEWQGQNVWSREFAPAPEASSPYRKDAARALQAVSAPGVFVAERPDAELMNFRELERYIVDLRARGFDVVNLVVALHRKASFPFVTVILTLIAVPFAVTTGPRGALYGVGVGIALAFTYWIVLSVFGALGGAGVLMPATAAWAPNLIFGTSAGYFLLTVRT from the coding sequence GTGCCGAGCATCATCAGTCACTACGTCGTGCGGGAGGTGATCCTCCCCTTCTTCCTGACCCTGCTCGTCTTCACGTTCCTGATGCTGCTGCCGCCGATCATGAATCAGGCGGAAGAGCTGATCCGGATCGGGGTGGACGCGCGGCACGTGGCCGAGATGCTGCTGCTGCTCGTCCCGCAGTCGCTCGGCGTCACGATACCCATGGCCCTGCTGGTCGGCGTCCTGATGGGCCTCGGCCGGTTGTCCGGCGACCGCGAGACGGTGGCGATGCAGGCCTGCGGCATCAGCCTGTTCCGCATCCTGACTCCCCTGCTGGTCCTCGCCGCCGCCACGGCGGCGATCAACTGCTACCTGATGCTGTCGGTGGTGCCGGACGCCAATCAGCGGTTTCGCGAGATCCTGCTGCGCGTGCAGGCGAACCGCGCCGAGGGCGAGGTGAAGCCGCGGGTGTTCTACGTGGGGGACTTCCCGGACGTCGTGCTGTACGTCCAGGAAGTCTCCAGCACCGGCGAAGGATGGCTCGACGTCTTTCTCGCGGATGTCCAGCGGCCGGAACAGCCGGACATCTACATCGCGGAACGCGGTCGCGTCGGCGTGGATCGGGACCGCCGAACCGTTGCCATCGTGCTCGAGAACGGCGAGCGCCATCGGGTGGATCCCGCCGCCCCGGACGCCTACGAGGTGCACGCCTTCCGGGAGCTGCGGATCCAGTTGGACGCCGAGTCCCTGTTCCCCGCGGGTGGGCCGGACCGGGGCCTGCGCGAGATGACCATCCCGGAGCTGAACGAGCAGGCCGCCGCGATGCGCGCGGCGGGGGTGTCGCCGCACGCGCCGATCATCGAGGCCCACAAGAAGTTCTCCATTCCGTTCGCGTGCTTCGTCTTCGTGCTGCTCGGCGTGGCTTTCGGCGTGAGCAGCCGCACGGATGGACGACTGGCCAGCTTCGCGCTCGGCATCGCGGTCATCTTCGCCTACTACGTGCTGATGTACGAGTCGGAAGCGCTCGCCAAGGGGCAGCGGGTGCCCCCCCACCTGGCGATGTGGCTGCCGAACATCGTGCTGGGACTGGCCGGCGTGGCGCTGATTCGGCGGCGCGCAGGGGGAGTCGAGCGTGGCGCCTCGCTGCCGTGGACGCGCTGGAGGCTGCCCGCGCCGCCCAGCGTTCCCGAGGTTACCGGCGGTCCCGCGATCGCCGGCGCCGCCGATCGGGACCCCGTCGTCACGGTGTCCGGCGGATCGCTGCCGGGCGTCAACATCCTCGACTGGTACGTGACGAAGATGTACCTGCGCTGGGTGGGCCTCGCGTTCGTCGGCCTGCTCGGCATCTTCTACATCGCCACCTTCATCGACCTGTCCGACAAGCTGTTCAAGGACGAAACGACGGGCGTGATGCTGCTGCGCTACTTCTGGCACGCGACGCCGCAGTTCGTCTACTACGTCCTGCCGATCGCCGGACTCGTGGCGACGCTGGTGACCATCGGTCTGCTCACGAGGACGAGCGAGCTCACCGTGATGAAGGCGTGCGGGATCAGCCTGTATCGAGCGGCGTTCCCGATTCTCTGCTTCAGCCTCGTCTGGAGCGGCTTGTTGTTCGCGCTGGGAGAGACGGTGCTCGCGCGGGCGAATCGAACCGCCGAGACCCTGAACCGCGAGATCCGCACGGGGCGCACGCAGACGTTCGAGGTCCTGGCGCGGCAGTGGCTGTACGACGACGGCGTGATCTACCACTACCGCTACTTCGACCCCGATCGATCGGAGATCGACAGCCTGTCCATCTTCGAGCTGGGCGACGGGCCGTGGTCGCTGGTGCGCCGGACGTACGCCACGCACGCGGCGTACGACGACGAATGGCAGGGCCAAAACGTCTGGTCGCGGGAGTTCGCCCCGGCGCCGGAAGCGTCCTCCCCCTATCGGAAGGACGCGGCGCGGGCCCTGCAGGCGGTGTCGGCGCCCGGCGTCTTCGTGGCGGAGAGACCCGACGCCGAGCTCATGAACTTTCGCGAGCTCGAGCGGTACATCGTGGACCTGCGCGCGCGGGGTTTCGACGTCGTCAACCTGGTGGTGGCGCTGCACCGTAAGGCGTCCTTCCCCTTCGTCACCGTGATCCTCACGCTCATCGCCGTACCCTTCGCCGTGACCACCGGGCCGCGCGGCGCGCTCTACGGCGTGGGCGTCGGCATCGCACTCGCGTTCACCTACTGGATCGTGCTGAGCGTGTTCGGTGCACTCGGCGGCGCCGGCGTGCTCATGCCCGCCACCGCCGCCTGGGCCCCGAATCTGATTTTCGGCACGTCCGCGGGTTACTTCCTGCTCACGGTTCGGACCTGA